The following DNA comes from Deltaproteobacteria bacterium.
GCGGCGCGTCAGGAGACGACCGCCCGGCTCCGGCAGCTGTCGCAGAGGCGGGCCTCCTTGCGGTCGGTGTCGGAGAGGGTGTTCGAGATGAACATCGCGCAGCTCTCGTGGTTGCAGCCCGGCAGCCCGAGGACGTGGCCCACCTCGTGGAGGACCTCGCTGGCCAGCCGCCGCATCAGGAGAGAGTGGTCGGGGGGCCGCCCGTACCAGGAGGGCCGCAGGCGCGCCAGGGAGACCACCGCGGCCTTCCCCTCGCGGTCCGAGTCACCGAAGACGAAGTTCACGTCGGGCATGAAGAGGTCGACCTCGCAGAGCCCGACGCCCATCAGGTGCTTGCGCGGCGAGATGGCCTGCCCGACCCGCCGGACGATGGCCGTCGCGTGGAACTGGTCGTTGCCGGCGTTGAAGGCGTACTTCGGCTCACCGAGGCTGATGAGCAGCTCGAAGGGGACGCCCAGCGTCTCTTGGAGATGCGTGCCCACCTCCCGGCAGAGGTTCTTGGGCATCGCACCAATCGGGATGATCGCCAGGGTGCGCTCCATCGCCCGGCCTAGTCATCACAGGTCCGGGGGGCTGTAAAGGCAAAAGGTGCCCCGGTCAGAATGACCAGCCGATGCCTCCGCCGACCAGGAGGGAGTCGTGCAGGTAGGCCTGCACCGAGGTGCCCGCCGAGGTGGCCCAGGAGGTGATCCCGTATTCGTAGGCGAGATCGAAGAAGAGGCGGAAGGGGCGCAGGTCGAGCTCGAAGCCGAGCCCCGCGCGGGTGGAGAGGGAGTCGGAGAAGACCGTCAGGCCACCCTCCAGGTAGGGCAGGAAGCGCCAGAGGCTCACCGGGTGGAAGCGGCCGGCCAGGCGCACGCCCAGGGGCTTGAGCAGGAGGGTGGTGGCGACACCGGCGCGCCCCATCCGCCAGCCCAGCTGCAGGCCCACGCCCACCCCGAGCCCCCAGTTCTCGGCGTCTCCGATCCGGGTCTGGGCCAGCACCTCGAGGTCGAGGCGCGGCGCCAGGAGGAGGCCCTCGGCCGGGGTCTCCCAGAGCGGTGAGATGCGCTCGGGGATCCGGTCGCGGTCGAAGCTCTCGGCGATCTCGAGGTCGCGGGAGATGATCTCGAGGAGCGCCGAGCGCACCTCGTCGAGGAGGCTGTCGAGATCCCGGGCGTGCCGGGCGGTGCGGGCGATGTTGCGCTTGGTGTTGAGGTCCACCAGGGTGAGGTTCAGCACGAAGCGGCTGCCGACCTTGCCCAGGGTGCCCGAGAGGATCCGCTCGGCGTCCAGGGCGCTCGAGACCGCGCCCCCGCAGCCCGCGTCCGAGGCGCAGCCCAGCAGCTGCCGCTGCTCCTCCAGGGAGAGGAGGCCGCTCACCTCCGCGTGGCCCATCACGTCGTAGATGTCGAGGCTGCCCAGCTCCGACTGCACGAACTCCGAGAGCGAGCGGGCGTCGGGGCCGAGGTCCACGTTCGCGCCGCCGCCGGGGGAGAGGCCGAGGAAGGCCAGGCGCATCTTCGGGCGCCCCTGCTCGTCCTCCTCGCGGGCCGCCGCGCCGCCGGGCGCCGCCAGGGCCCCCAGGAGCAAGAGCGCTCCGAGGCGCCGGCCCAGGGCGCGCAGGCGCGCGGGGGTCGAGAGGGCGAAGAGGGCGATCAGGCCGAGGGCGAGGAGGAGCAGCCCTCCGCCGCCGGCGCTGGAGCAGTCGTAGCGCGGCACCGGGTAGGTCGGGCCGCCGTCCGGATCGGCGCCGCCGTCGGCGCCGCCCGCGTCCGGGGCGCTGCCGTCCGGGGTCCCGCTGTCCGGCGCGCTCCCGTCGGGGGTGCCGCCGTCCACCGGCGCGGGCCCCGGCCGCTCGTAGAGGTAGGTGTCGTTGAGGGGGGTCATCGCGCCGCCCCCCGGCCGTCCGCGGCCGCCGAAGAGGAGGAGGCCGTCGGCGGTGGCGACCATGTCCGCGTCCCCGCGCGCCATGGGCGGGCTGCCGGCGGGGGTGATCTCGACCCAGGCCGCCTCGGTGACCTCCCAGGTGTCGCCCAGGGGATCCACCAGGGTGGCGTCCATCCCGCCGAAGGCGACCAGGACGTCACCGTAGGCGGCCAGGCTGGTGCCATAGCGGCGGGGCGGATCGACCTGGGGCACGGTCACCGGCGAGACGTCGGTGCAGTTCACGCCCCGGTCCATCCTCCACAGGTCGTTCATCACGCCCATCGTGTTGAAGGAGCGCCCGGCGAAGACGTAGACGGCGTCGGCCTGCGGCCAGTAGGCCATGGCGTGGCCGTAGCGGTCGGGCAGGGTCGCGTCCCCGAGGCTGGTCCAGGAGGCGGTGGGGATCCCGCCGCCGTCGGTCACGCTCAACACCCAGAGGTCGGACTGGGTGTTGTTGTTCACGCTCCCGCCGAGCATCCAGATCAGGGGTCCGCCCGAGCCCACCGGGTCGTGGACCATGGTGTGGTTGTGGCGGATGGCCGGCGGGGTGGTGCCGCTCTGGTCCACGCCGCGCCAGGCGCCGTTCTTCCAGATCCACACGTCGTTGAGCCACGCGGTGTAGGAGTGCCCGCCGAAGAGGACCACCCCCTGGAGGGTCGGGTCGTAGACCATCGCGTGGCCGTGCCGCTTCGGGGGGCAGGAGGTGGGCGTGCAGGTCACCGGGCCCACCTCGGTCCAGCTGCGGTTCGCCAGGGACCACTCCCAGGTGTCCTGCAGCTCGAAGTCCCCGGTGCCGCTGTCGACGGTGCCGCCGAAGAGGACGACCACCTCGCGGTCGGAGTCGTAGGCCATCGCGTGATCGAAGCGCGCCGGGGGCTTCTGCCCGACCAGGTTCAGGGCCGTCCAGGTCGGCTCGGTGACCAGCGCCTGGCGGTGGGTCCCGTAGGGCTCGGGATCGCTCCCGCAGCCACAGATCGTGAGCCCGCAGAGGCTCCCCAGGGAGATCGTCACGACGAGAGCTCGAAGGTGCATGAGGACGACTTTAGGCGGCCCGCGCGCCCGGCCACAAGCGAGGGCCAGATCCTTCCCTCCCCTCGTCCGTAAAGAGAGGAAGGCACCGGTGTGTCCTCACCTTCCCGGAGGAAGAAAGATGCGTGTTCTCGCCGCCCTGGCCCTCTTCGCCCTGCTCGCCTCCCCCGCCCTCGCGGCGGCCCAGCCCGCGCCGCAGCCGCCCCCGGTCCAGAACGTCATCTTCGACGGGGATGTTCTCGAGGGAGGCCTCGACACGCCCGAGGGCTCGATCATGACGACCCGGCCGCCCACGCGCTTCGGCTCGCTCATCGAGCTCCGCCGCGACTTCGCCGCCGAGCTGATGGCCTCGGTCTCCGAGCTCTAGGACTCAAGAGGAAAGGCCGTGGACGTGCACGTGAACGTACACGGCTTTTCCCGGGCGCCCCTAATAGCGCATGAGGGCGGCGCCCCAGGTGAAGCCCGCCCCGAACGACGCCATCGCCAGCAGCTCGCCCCGCTCGAGGCGCCCCTGCTCCACCGCCTCGTCGAGGCAGAGGGGGATGCTGGCGGCGGTGGTGTTGCCGTACTTCTGGATGTTGTTGAAGACCTGATCCTCGGAGAGCCCGAGGATGCCCTGCACCGCCTCGGAGATCCGCAGGTTCGCCTGGTGGGGGATGAAGAGGCGCAGGTCCTTGGGCGTCACCTGCTGGCGCTCCATCACCTCCTGCAGGGCCCGGGGCATCTTCACCACGGCGTTCTTGAAGACCTTCTGCCCCTGCATCGAGGGGAACTGCCGCCGCTCCTCGACCACGGAGGGGTCGAACTGGGGCATGTTCTTGGAGGAGGGGAACTCGATCCACAGGTCGCGGGCGTGGCGGCCGTCGGCCCCCAGGGTGATGTCGAGGAGGCCCCGGTCGGGATCGTCGGTGGGGCCCAGGATCGCGACGGCGGCGGCGTCCCCGAAGATGCAGGCCACGTCGCGCCCCTCGGTGGAGACGTCGAGGCCGGTGGAGTGCACCTCGGCGCCCACCAGGAGGATGCGCCGGTAGGTGCCGGTGCGGATCCAGGCGTCGGCCACCGAGAGGCCGTAGAGGAAGCCCGAGCACTGGTTGCGCACGTCGATCGCCGGCACGTTCTTGAGGCCCAGCTTCTCCTGGAGGAAGCAGCCGGAGCCCGGGAAGAAGTGATCCGGCGAGAGGGTGCAGTAGATGATCATCTCGATCTCGGAGACGTCCATCCCGGCCTTCTCGCAGGCGTTCCTCGTGGCCTCGACGGCGAGATCGGAGCCGCCGATGCCCTTCCCCTCCTCGACCCAGCGCCGCTCCTGGATCCCGGTGCGCTGCCGGATCCACTCGTCGGAGGTGTCCATCCTGGACTCCAGGTCGGCGTTGGTGACGACGCGCTCGGGGAGGTAGCGACCGGTGGCGATGATCTCGGTTCTCATTCCTTGCTCCTGAAGAAGAGAAATGGGGTCTTGCCCGAAAAAACGCGGGCCATCCTGCCGGAGGAGGCGGCCTCGCGCCAAGTCGAGGAGCGTCATGAAGGGGCGATCAGTGATTTCAGGCACTTAGGCCTCCTGGGGACCCCCTCGTCCGTCCAGGTGACCGATACCCCCCCTTTCCTTTGCACACCTAGTCTTACACCATGCACGACCGGCGCGTTCTTGGAGGAGGCGAGCAGGGTCAGGTGATCGTCGAGCAGGCGATCATCCTGCCCATGATGGTCTTCCTGATCCTGGGCATCGTCCAGCTCTCGATGCTGCAGCATGCCCGGATCGCGACGGAGTACGCGGCCTACAACGCCGCGCGCTCCGGGATCGTCTACAACGGCGACGTCGACAAGATGGAGCGCGCCGCCTTCTTCTCCGTCCTGCCCACCCTCGGCCGCTCCGACAACTGGGGCGACCTCTTCCAGACGGTCTTCTCCAAGGCCCTGCTGGCCCAGTTCGGGGCCGATCTGGCCGACATGATCGGCTTCGACATCCTCGGCAGCATGAAGATGGTCCAGGTCGAGATCCTGGATCACCCGGACCCCAACATCGGCGACCGCCTCGGCATCGTCGATCAGCAGCAGCACCTCAACCAGCAGCAGATCGACTTCGACGACTTCCGCACCCAGCCGGCCATCGCGAACCAGCTGACGGTGCAGGTGAAGTACTTCTACAAGATGCGGATCCCCTTCGCGAACTGGATGCTCCACTACATGTGGATGGCCTCCCGCGCGGACGCGATGGCCGCCTACGGCACGGTCGCCTTCGCGAACCCCGAGCGCACCATCCTCGGGCGCCGCACGGGGATCGGCTCGCACACCGAGATCCTGGCCCGCGCCGCGGCCAAGTCCGGGGACGACGACGACCTGCGGGTGGTCCTCCAGTACCGGGTCGCGGGCGAGTACCGGATCCCGATCAACACCCACTACACGATGCGGATGCAGTCCAACCTGTACCGCACCTACCTCGAGGGGAACTGACCGATGCTTCTGATGATCCATCGGCTTCGCCGAGACGAGGAGGGCCAGACCCTGGTCCTGGGCGCCGTCTCCATGCTGGTCCTGGCCCTGGCCGTGATGACCACGATCAGCATCGGTGAGGCGGCCTACGAGAAGATCAAGCTGCAGAACACCGCCGACGCGGCGGCCTACTCGCTGGCGGCCACCCAGGCGCGCGCGTTCAACTTCTTCGCCTACACCAACCGGGCGATGATCGCGCACTACAACACCGCGCTGACGATGGTGGCCTACCTCTCCTTCTGCATCTACGTGAACAACACGCTGGGGAGGCTGGCGGGGCTCCTCAAATACATACCCATACCCGTGTTCTCACAGGTGATGACCTTCATCGAGAAGGCGCTGGAGATCGTCACCAAGGCCTTGCGGATCGTGGTGGCGGTCGTCTTGCCCATCGTGAACATCGTCAACGGGGCCTACTTCCTCTTCCAGATGGGCATGCTGGGGGTGCTGGCAGCGCAGCTGCTCCAGAACTCGGGCATCGTCTACGAGAACGACCCCGACGCCGTCTCGGGGGTCGACCTGGGCAACCTGAACGCCGGCTCGGTCTTCCAGGTGCTCATCAAGGGCTTCAACGGCATGGCCGTCTACAACGCCTTCGACTTCAAGTCGACGATGGCCCTGGTCCCGGTCTACGGAGCCAACCGCAACTTCGACAACGTCAAGAACACCAACGGTCCCCAGATCAAGAACGCCGCCGGTCAGGACCGCGGCAACGAGGGGCGGTTGATCATGAACGAGCTGATCAACGCCGGCCGCCATCCCTGGGTGACCATCTCGAAGAACGGCACGCCCTTCCTCGGCCGGAAGTGGCGGATCAACATCGGCATCCTGGGCTTCGGCATCGAGTTCAAGAAGAGCGCCCGGACCGAGCACAACGCCACCACCGGCATGGGGTCCCGCAGCAACTCGCGGCACGACATGATCTTCTCGGTGGACCAGTTCTACATCCGGCTCTACGCGCCCTCGTACTGGTTCAAGATCACCTACAACTCCTTCGTGCTGGCCGACTACAAGAAGGGCGGCGAGCTCGAGCAGCTGCAGGTGAAGGACAAGAAGTGCGGCAAGTGGAACTGGCGCTGCAAGCTGGGCAAGGCCATCACCGCCCCGGTGCGCGAGATCCTCAAGGCGGCCTTCAAGGCCTTCCCGGGCCTCAACCGCCTCAAGGAGAAGAAGTACTACTGGTTCGGCATCACGCCCTTCATGAAGTTCAACCCCTCGCCGAAGTGGCGGGAGGTCTTCCACCAGCCGCAGTTCATGATGCTGGTGAGCAAGCCGGACGAGAAGCTCAACAAGCTCCAGGACACGGCCCACCGCAGCTACGGGATGGACACCAAGGTCGAGGTGGGCTCGGGGGCCTGGCAGAACCGCCGGGGCAGCAACAAGTCGCTGAACCTGGAGGTGGACGTCACCGACGAGTCCTCCTTCATCTCCAGCCTGATGCCGGGCTTCAACGCCCTCTCGGTGGCGCGCTCCTACTACCACCGCCCCGGTGAGTGGAAGGAGCACCCGAACTTCTTCAACCCCTTCTGGGCCGCCAAGCTCGACCCGGTGGCGCACCACGCCATGATCGGCGAGATCCCCCACCTGGCGAACTTCGGCGACGAGATCATCCTGCACTGATGGAGGCGAGAGTCATGACGACCCGGATTTTCCAGCGCCTCCTGCGGGAGGAAGAGGGCTCGGGGCTCACCGAGTTCGCGATCATGGTCCCCTCGATCATGATCATCTTCCTCTACAGCATCTTCTTCACCGACATGATCGAGGTGAAGCTGAAGACGCTCGAGGCCTCCCGCTTCATGACCTGGGAGTCGACCGTCTACCGGGACGGCAACTCCATCAAGCAGGACATGGAGACGCGGTTTGCGAACCTGCGCTCGACCGACATCGAGGCGGCCGAGACCCTGCACATGATCGGCATCGAGAACGTGCGGATCACGAACACCTACACCGACGCCCTCGAGGTCGACATGACCGGCGGCGTCCCGGACGACGACAGCACCAGCGAGATCGGCGGCATCGACGCCACCATCAACTCGGTCCTCGCCTGGATGAACCTGCCGACCCGCGGCAAGGCGCGCTCGGAGGTCACCTTCCAGGTCGACAACAAGATCGTGCCCGACTTCATGATGTTCAACACCGAGGTGCGGGCGCAGGAGGGCGAGAGCGAGGGCTTCTCCGGCGACAACGGCTTCTCGATCGCCAGCCACCACGTGATGATCTACGACACCTGGAAGGGCTGGCCGAACAAGAACCGCCGGGTGGGCAGCCGCGCCGGGCAGACCGCCAACCCGATGCAGACCTACGACATCGCCGAGTCGGCCCTGGAGGCCCAGCTGCGGCCGGTCGCCTACTTCAAGCTGACCAACACCGGCATCATGGACGCCCTGGGTGAGGTCTTCGCCTTCTTCGGCCTCCCCGAGCCCATCACCGTGAAGCGGGCCACCACCGGCCCGACCACCATGCGGGCGCCGGCGAAGTCCGGCCACGGCATCCAGGGCTTCTCGCCCACCAGCAGCCAGAGCCAGATCACGCGCTTCGGCCACCGCTGGGGCCAGAACATCTTCCTGGGCGACAACCCGAACCCGGGCATCGACCACAGCCGCTGGTCCCTGCCCTACTCCATCTCCAAGGGCAGCTACGGCGGCCGGACCGTCACCTGGTGGCACCAGCGCGCCGGCGGCATGGTCAGCCTCTCGCGGCCCTGGTCGATGTCGGAGTACCCGCCCAACACCAAGCTCTACAACCACCAGTACGAGAACGACTACTTCCTCTCCTACGGCTGCCGCGGTCACTACTACGACGGCTACGTCCAGGAAGACGGCGAGCCCGGGGACTATCGCAACTACGACGGCTGCGGTGACGGCGTCGATGCCGTTCAGGGCGGGATCCAGGATCTCCTGAACACCTTCGGCGGCGGCTTCCAGCTTCCGGGGTTCTAGGCCATGCGTAAGCTCATCCTGAAGTCCCTGGCCCTCGTCCTC
Coding sequences within:
- a CDS encoding archaemetzincin family Zn-dependent metalloprotease, whose amino-acid sequence is MERTLAIIPIGAMPKNLCREVGTHLQETLGVPFELLISLGEPKYAFNAGNDQFHATAIVRRVGQAISPRKHLMGVGLCEVDLFMPDVNFVFGDSDREGKAAVVSLARLRPSWYGRPPDHSLLMRRLASEVLHEVGHVLGLPGCNHESCAMFISNTLSDTDRKEARLCDSCRSRAVVS
- a CDS encoding pilus assembly protein TadG-related protein, which gives rise to MIHRLRRDEEGQTLVLGAVSMLVLALAVMTTISIGEAAYEKIKLQNTADAAAYSLAATQARAFNFFAYTNRAMIAHYNTALTMVAYLSFCIYVNNTLGRLAGLLKYIPIPVFSQVMTFIEKALEIVTKALRIVVAVVLPIVNIVNGAYFLFQMGMLGVLAAQLLQNSGIVYENDPDAVSGVDLGNLNAGSVFQVLIKGFNGMAVYNAFDFKSTMALVPVYGANRNFDNVKNTNGPQIKNAAGQDRGNEGRLIMNELINAGRHPWVTISKNGTPFLGRKWRINIGILGFGIEFKKSARTEHNATTGMGSRSNSRHDMIFSVDQFYIRLYAPSYWFKITYNSFVLADYKKGGELEQLQVKDKKCGKWNWRCKLGKAITAPVREILKAAFKAFPGLNRLKEKKYYWFGITPFMKFNPSPKWREVFHQPQFMMLVSKPDEKLNKLQDTAHRSYGMDTKVEVGSGAWQNRRGSNKSLNLEVDVTDESSFISSLMPGFNALSVARSYYHRPGEWKEHPNFFNPFWAAKLDPVAHHAMIGEIPHLANFGDEIILH
- a CDS encoding pilus assembly protein, producing MHDRRVLGGGEQGQVIVEQAIILPMMVFLILGIVQLSMLQHARIATEYAAYNAARSGIVYNGDVDKMERAAFFSVLPTLGRSDNWGDLFQTVFSKALLAQFGADLADMIGFDILGSMKMVQVEILDHPDPNIGDRLGIVDQQQHLNQQQIDFDDFRTQPAIANQLTVQVKYFYKMRIPFANWMLHYMWMASRADAMAAYGTVAFANPERTILGRRTGIGSHTEILARAAAKSGDDDDLRVVLQYRVAGEYRIPINTHYTMRMQSNLYRTYLEGN
- a CDS encoding kelch repeat-containing protein, with the translated sequence MHLRALVVTISLGSLCGLTICGCGSDPEPYGTHRQALVTEPTWTALNLVGQKPPARFDHAMAYDSDREVVVLFGGTVDSGTGDFELQDTWEWSLANRSWTEVGPVTCTPTSCPPKRHGHAMVYDPTLQGVVLFGGHSYTAWLNDVWIWKNGAWRGVDQSGTTPPAIRHNHTMVHDPVGSGGPLIWMLGGSVNNNTQSDLWVLSVTDGGGIPTASWTSLGDATLPDRYGHAMAYWPQADAVYVFAGRSFNTMGVMNDLWRMDRGVNCTDVSPVTVPQVDPPRRYGTSLAAYGDVLVAFGGMDATLVDPLGDTWEVTEAAWVEITPAGSPPMARGDADMVATADGLLLFGGRGRPGGGAMTPLNDTYLYERPGPAPVDGGTPDGSAPDSGTPDGSAPDAGGADGGADPDGGPTYPVPRYDCSSAGGGGLLLLALGLIALFALSTPARLRALGRRLGALLLLGALAAPGGAAAREEDEQGRPKMRLAFLGLSPGGGANVDLGPDARSLSEFVQSELGSLDIYDVMGHAEVSGLLSLEEQRQLLGCASDAGCGGAVSSALDAERILSGTLGKVGSRFVLNLTLVDLNTKRNIARTARHARDLDSLLDEVRSALLEIISRDLEIAESFDRDRIPERISPLWETPAEGLLLAPRLDLEVLAQTRIGDAENWGLGVGVGLQLGWRMGRAGVATTLLLKPLGVRLAGRFHPVSLWRFLPYLEGGLTVFSDSLSTRAGLGFELDLRPFRLFFDLAYEYGITSWATSAGTSVQAYLHDSLLVGGGIGWSF
- a CDS encoding ketoacyl-ACP synthase III, translated to MRTEIIATGRYLPERVVTNADLESRMDTSDEWIRQRTGIQERRWVEEGKGIGGSDLAVEATRNACEKAGMDVSEIEMIIYCTLSPDHFFPGSGCFLQEKLGLKNVPAIDVRNQCSGFLYGLSVADAWIRTGTYRRILLVGAEVHSTGLDVSTEGRDVACIFGDAAAVAILGPTDDPDRGLLDITLGADGRHARDLWIEFPSSKNMPQFDPSVVEERRQFPSMQGQKVFKNAVVKMPRALQEVMERQQVTPKDLRLFIPHQANLRISEAVQGILGLSEDQVFNNIQKYGNTTAASIPLCLDEAVEQGRLERGELLAMASFGAGFTWGAALMRY